From the Choloepus didactylus isolate mChoDid1 chromosome 22, mChoDid1.pri, whole genome shotgun sequence genome, one window contains:
- the SIAH1 gene encoding E3 ubiquitin-protein ligase SIAH1 isoform X2 — protein sequence MSRQTATALPTGTSKCTPSQRVPALTGTTASNNDLASLFECPVCFDYVFTTPPILQCQSGHLVCSNCRPKLTCCPTCRGPLGSIRNLAMEKVANSVLFPCKYASSGCEITLPHTEKADHEELCEFRPYSCPCPGASCKWQGSLDAVMPHLMHQHKSITTLQGEDIVFLATDINLPGAVDWVMMQSCFGFHFMLVLEKQEKYDGHQQFFAIVQLIGTRKQAENFAYRLELNGHRRRLTWEATPRSIHEGIATAIMNSDCLVFDTSIAQLFAENGNLGINVTISMC from the coding sequence atgagCCGTCAGACTGCTACAGCATTACCTACTGGTACTTCAAAGTGTACACCGTCCCAGAGGGTGCCTGCCCTGACCGGCACAACTGCATCCAACAATGACTTGGCGAGTCTTTTTGAGTGTCCGGTCTGCTTTGACTATGTGTTTACCACCCCCCCCATTCTTCAGTGTCAGAGTGGCCATCTTGTTTGTAGCAACTGTCGCCCAAAGCTCACATGCTGTCCAACTTGCCGTGGCCCGTTGGGATCCATTCGCAACCTGGCAATGGAGAAAGTGGCCAATTCAGTACTTTTCCCTTGTAAATATGCCTCTTCTGGATGTGAAATAACTCTgccacacacagaaaaagcagACCACGAAGAGCTTTGTGAGTTTAGGCCTTATTCCTGTCCATGCCCTGGTGCTTCCTGTAAATGGCAAGGCTCTTTGGATGCTGTAATGCCCCACCTGATGCATCAGCACAAGTCCATTACAACCCTACAGGGAGAGGATATAGTTTTCCTTGCTACAGACATTAATCTTCCTGGTGCTGTTGACTGGGTGATGATGCAGTCCTGTTTTGGCTTTCACTTCATGTTAGTAttggagaaacaggaaaaatatgATGGTCACCAGCAGTTCTTCGCAATTGTACAGCTGATAGGAACACGCAAGCAAGCTGAAAATTTTGCTTATCGACTTGAGCTAAATGGTCATAGGCGGCGATTGACTTGGGAAGCGACTCCTCGATCTATTCATGAGGGAATTGCAACAGCCATTATGAATAGTGACTGCCTAGTCTTTGACACCAGCATTGCACAGCTTTTTGCAGAAAATGGCAATTTAGGCATCAATGTAACTATTTCCATGTGTTAA
- the SIAH1 gene encoding E3 ubiquitin-protein ligase SIAH1 isoform X1: MTGKPTLRFLYSWKEVLLTCLPAVRTRKRKEMSRQTATALPTGTSKCTPSQRVPALTGTTASNNDLASLFECPVCFDYVFTTPPILQCQSGHLVCSNCRPKLTCCPTCRGPLGSIRNLAMEKVANSVLFPCKYASSGCEITLPHTEKADHEELCEFRPYSCPCPGASCKWQGSLDAVMPHLMHQHKSITTLQGEDIVFLATDINLPGAVDWVMMQSCFGFHFMLVLEKQEKYDGHQQFFAIVQLIGTRKQAENFAYRLELNGHRRRLTWEATPRSIHEGIATAIMNSDCLVFDTSIAQLFAENGNLGINVTISMC; encoded by the exons ATGACCGGGAAGCCTACCCTACGTTTTCTGTACTCCTGGAAGGAAGTCTTGCTTACATGTTTACCAGCAGTTAGGACAAGGAAGAGAAAAG aaatgagCCGTCAGACTGCTACAGCATTACCTACTGGTACTTCAAAGTGTACACCGTCCCAGAGGGTGCCTGCCCTGACCGGCACAACTGCATCCAACAATGACTTGGCGAGTCTTTTTGAGTGTCCGGTCTGCTTTGACTATGTGTTTACCACCCCCCCCATTCTTCAGTGTCAGAGTGGCCATCTTGTTTGTAGCAACTGTCGCCCAAAGCTCACATGCTGTCCAACTTGCCGTGGCCCGTTGGGATCCATTCGCAACCTGGCAATGGAGAAAGTGGCCAATTCAGTACTTTTCCCTTGTAAATATGCCTCTTCTGGATGTGAAATAACTCTgccacacacagaaaaagcagACCACGAAGAGCTTTGTGAGTTTAGGCCTTATTCCTGTCCATGCCCTGGTGCTTCCTGTAAATGGCAAGGCTCTTTGGATGCTGTAATGCCCCACCTGATGCATCAGCACAAGTCCATTACAACCCTACAGGGAGAGGATATAGTTTTCCTTGCTACAGACATTAATCTTCCTGGTGCTGTTGACTGGGTGATGATGCAGTCCTGTTTTGGCTTTCACTTCATGTTAGTAttggagaaacaggaaaaatatgATGGTCACCAGCAGTTCTTCGCAATTGTACAGCTGATAGGAACACGCAAGCAAGCTGAAAATTTTGCTTATCGACTTGAGCTAAATGGTCATAGGCGGCGATTGACTTGGGAAGCGACTCCTCGATCTATTCATGAGGGAATTGCAACAGCCATTATGAATAGTGACTGCCTAGTCTTTGACACCAGCATTGCACAGCTTTTTGCAGAAAATGGCAATTTAGGCATCAATGTAACTATTTCCATGTGTTAA